Below is a window of Hyphomonas neptunium ATCC 15444 DNA.
GAAATGGATGCTCGCCCATCATAAGGAGAGCTTCCTCTACGATCATTTCGAGGACATTTGCGACATCATGCGCGCCTATGACGTCTCATTCTCATTGGGGGACGGCCTGCGCCCCGGCGCCATCGCGGACGCGAACGACGCGGCGCAGTTTGCAGAGCTGGAAACCCTCGGTGAGCTGACGAAGATCGCCTGGGCCAAGGGCTGTCAGGTGATGATCGAAGGGCCCGGCCATGTGCCGATGCACAAGATCAAGATCAATATGGACAAGCAGCTCAAAGCTTGCGGCGAGGCCCCATTCTACACGCTCGGGCCGCTCGTCACCGATATTGCGCCGGGTTATGATCATATCACGTCGGGCATTGGCGCGGCGATGATCGGCTGGTTTGGCACGTCCATGCTCTGCTATGTGACGCCCAAGGAGCATTTGGGGCTGCCCGACCGGAATGATGTGAAGGTTGGCGTGATCACCTACCGTATCGCGGCCCATGCCGCCGACCTTGCCAAGGGCCACCCCGCCGCGCAGCTGCGCGACGATGCCCTCTCCCGCGCGCGGTTCGAGTTCCGCTGGGAAGACCAGTTCAATCTGGCGCTCGACCCCGAAACCGCGCGGGACTTCCACGACCAGACCCTGCCGAAAGACGCACATAAAGTGGCCCATTTCTGCTCCATGTGCGGCCCGAAATTCTGCTCGATGAAAATCACCGCCGAAGTCCGCGACTACGCCGCCGGAATGTCCGAGAACGAACGTCTGGACCTGGAGAAACAGGCCGCCGAAGCCCGCAAGGGCATGGAGGAAAAGAGCCGCGAGTTCCTGAACAAGGGAGGGGAGATTTACATACACGCTCCGAAGGACCGCCAAACGTGACTTTACGGCTTCGTTTGAACCATACCCTACTCCAAGACGAATGCGCATTGAAGAGGCAGTAATTTGAAACCCATCGAGAACGTCTCGCAGTTCCTAAGCGCAATCAAAGGGGACTTCAACGTGCGTCAGCTTAAAGACGCATCCACAGGCGCATTTTTTCGTGGATCATCTGATGGTTCTCTGGACCTAGTCCCATCTTTGTATCGGCGCGCCAATGCCGTGGACTTGGAACGAGAAATGGTGAGGGCCTTTATCAACAATTCCTCTCACCTGGTAGACAAAGAACCACACAATCTTATTGAGTGGCTCTTTCTTATGCAGCACCATGGCCTCCCAACACGCCTGCTGGACTGGAGCGAGTCCGCTCTGATCGCCTTATTCTTCGCTGTTGAATCTCACGAAGACGAGAAGTCAAAAAGCAAAGATGCTGTTGTGTGGGTGCTTAATCCTTGGCTGCTCAACAGGGCGTCCTTTCGAAGCATTGATATTCTACCTTCTTCTAATTCATCCGTTATGAGAGGTTATGAAGTTGATCCGTTTTCTGATGAAATAAACAGACGCATCAAAGAAAAAAATCCAATCGCTATTCGCACCAGACGAAACTCGCAGCGGTCCCTTAATCAGAAAGGTATGGTAACAATACACGGCAGCTCACAGGAGGCACTCAACTCCTTTTGCCAAAAACGCAAGCCGAAGTGTTTGTCGGCAATCCCCATAAGCGCACCACACAAAAGAGATATTTTTTACGAGTTAATTCGCTCGGGTATAACTTATGAGGTTATTTATCCTGGATTGGACGGGTTGAGTAAAGCAATCATCCAGCAATACTTGCGGTAAGCCCACGCAAATTAGCGTAAGGTTGGTAGAGCGGAGCGATACCCACCATCTGCACTCGCCCCACACGCCGTGTGGTGGGTTACGCCTTTGGCTAACCCACCCTACGAGGTTTCGCACGCCAGCGCCCCCATCACCCCATTCGCCCGTCTTGCCTTGACGCATTCAAAGCTCCCGGCACGGAAGGCGCGGCAGGCTTCGGGGCGGTCTTCGTAGACGCTGCAGGCGGCCTTGCCGTTTGACAGGTCAAGGTGGATGCAGTGGCCGCAGTCGAAGCGCACGAAGGTGTGCCCCTCTTCGGTGAAGGGGCTTTCCGGTGGCAGGGAGCGCGGCTTGCCAGGGGAGGCGGGAGCAGGCTCCCCCGCCCGGCCCGCGCCGCTCGCAGCTCCCGGCGGCGGCGCGATTTACACCAGCGCCTCGCAAACAGCAAGAGGCCGCCCCGGCGGAGCGGCCTCTTTATTTTCCGGGAGGAAAGTGGGGGGCGTCAGCCGCCGAATTCAGCCCGCAGCTTGGCCAGCGTTGCCTCATCGGTTTCAGCCAGCTGGATGATCTCCGTGTACCGCTTGGGCGTGATGCCCTCTTTCTGGATGGCTGAGGTAATCTGCTCCTCGGCCTTGGCCTGGATCGCGGCAGCGTCTTCTTCGCTCTTGGCGGCGTTCAGCTCAACTGTCAGGCTGTTGGCCACTTCGGTGACTTTCTTGTTGGCGGCCACGAATTTGGTGGCCTCCGCATCGGTTACCGGAGCAATGGTTGCCGCCGGCGCCGGAGCGCCTGTGGTTTGCGCAAGGGCTGCGCCCCCGCCGAGGGCGGACAATGCAATCAACGCCGACAATGCACGTGCACGGATTTTCTGAACCATGACTTGATCTCCTCTCAGGTCTCTGGTTGCGCAGCCAAACAAATGCTCGCGCCCGCCTCAACCCCTGCAGAGCGTTTGTGAGGGTATTTTAATATAAGGCTTTGTCATGAACTTCCCGAAAGGCGGCGCATCCTGTGCCCGTTGCGCCGCATCCCGCGGCGCAGAGGCGGGCCGCATTACCAACCGGTCATGTTTTCTGTCGGTCAGATTGCCGGCACCTGAGCGCTGAGCCGCCCACCCATGCGGATCGGCTCCACCCGCAGCGCAAGGCCCGTGCGGTCGTCGGTCTCGACAAATGTACCGCACAGCGTGCCTTCGCCCAGCGCCGGCTGATACCGCTCGCCCGGCAATTGCGTGGTAAACCGGTAGAGAGACATTTCCTTCTGCATACCGATCACCGAGTCATAATCTCCGCACATGCCCGCATCGGTCTGATAGGCTGTGCCGCCATTCAGGATCATCGTGTCGGCGGTGGGTACATGCGTATGGCTGCCGACCACCAGGCTCGCGCGGCCGTCGCAATGGTGGCCCATGGCCATCTTCTCGCTGGTGGCCTCGCAATGCATGTCGACGATGACGGCGTCGGCCACTGTGCCCAGCGGCATCTGGTCGAGCGCGGCATCGGCCGCAGCAAAGGGACAGGCAAGCGCCTGGCGCATGAAGACATTGCCCTGCAACTGGACAACGCCAACCCGGCGGCCATCGGGCAGCATGTAAAGCTCCGCCCCCTTCCCCGGCGCGCCCGCGCTGACCGGATAATTCAACGGCCGCAGCAGGCGGGGTTCCCGCTCGATATAGGTCAGCGCCTCGCGCTGATCCCAGGCATGATCGCCCAGGGTGAGACAATCAGCGCCCGCGCCGAAAAATTCCTCCGCAATCTGACGGGTGAGGCCGAAGCCTCCGGCGGCGTTCTCGCCATTGACGACAACGAAGTCCAGACGGAGGCGCACGCGCAGCTCCGGAAGGTGCTCCAGCACGGCGGCCCGTCCAGGCTTGCCGACAACGTCTCCGAAAAAGGCCAGTCTCATGCGCTCAAGCCTATGACTCCAATACCGTCTATTGAAAAGGGCGCGGCAGCCTTTTGCCGCCGCGCCCCGAAATCAGGCACCGGAAAAACCGGCGGTGCGCTTACTTGTTGCCCGCAGAAAAGCCAAGCTTGGTCTTGTCCAGCTTCAGGGCCGGATCCGACGGGTTGGAAGCAGCGTCCACGAATGTCTGCGCGGTGACGGGCGTTGGCGGAGCCAGCGAGATCGTCAGGGTTTGCGGGTCCTGGACAAAGCTGGAGATGGCGGTGGCCAGCTCGGTGATGACGGCCACGTCAACGCCGGTGCTGGAAGCTGCCATCGGCGCCATCGCCATCATGCCGGAGACCTGCGCGCGCAGGTTTGCCGGATCTTCACCCGACTGAGCCGCATAGGCGTTGAGGGCGCGGTTGAAGAAACCGTTGTCATCGAAAGCGATTTCCAGCTGGTGGAAGGCGAGCTTGCTCATCATGGCTTCCATCATGGCGTCCGGATTGGCTTCCAGCTGCGCCGCCGTGGAGGCTTCTGCCAGGGCTTTGGAGCCCTCATACTTGGCCGACACGTCCAGCTTGAAGCCATCGTTCAGCTGCCAGTAGTTCTTGCCCTTCGGCAGGGTCACGATGTCCGCATCCGGATCATAGAGCTGCTCACCGGCCCCGCTGAGGGTCAGCGTTTCATAACCCAGCGTTGCCAGCGCGCCGGCAAACTGTTCGCCATCGGGATTGTCCCGCGCGGCGACCGTCATGGTGAACGGATCGGTGGTGATCTTGGTCGCGCGGCCCTGATCATCACGGCCTACATAGGAGTTGAACTCGGCCATATTTACGCTGGCGCCGATGACGTCAGCCGTCAGGCCTTTCATTTGCGCAGCATCAAAGCCGGGATTGCCCGGATCAGCCTGCATGGCCTCGGACATGGCAGCCGGATCAGACGAACTGGCCGCCGCAGCCGCGATCAGCCCATAATCAAGACCAGCCAGACCGAAGCCGTCCAGCTTGATATTGACGTCGCCTGACGTTTCTTCCGTGAACTGGAAGTTCAGGTTGGAGAGCCCTACCCTGCCGGCCGTCTCATCTTTCAGGCCATCGATGTAGAATG
It encodes the following:
- a CDS encoding DUF4168 domain-containing protein; the protein is MVQKIRARALSALIALSALGGGAALAQTTGAPAPAATIAPVTDAEATKFVAANKKVTEVANSLTVELNAAKSEEDAAAIQAKAEEQITSAIQKEGITPKRYTEIIQLAETDEATLAKLRAEFGG
- a CDS encoding YkgJ family cysteine cluster protein gives rise to the protein MRFDCGHCIHLDLSNGKAACSVYEDRPEACRAFRAGSFECVKARRANGVMGALACETS
- a CDS encoding FRG domain-containing protein; this encodes MKPIENVSQFLSAIKGDFNVRQLKDASTGAFFRGSSDGSLDLVPSLYRRANAVDLEREMVRAFINNSSHLVDKEPHNLIEWLFLMQHHGLPTRLLDWSESALIALFFAVESHEDEKSKSKDAVVWVLNPWLLNRASFRSIDILPSSNSSVMRGYEVDPFSDEINRRIKEKNPIAIRTRRNSQRSLNQKGMVTIHGSSQEALNSFCQKRKPKCLSAIPISAPHKRDIFYELIRSGITYEVIYPGLDGLSKAIIQQYLR
- a CDS encoding TIGR00282 family metallophosphoesterase produces the protein MRLAFFGDVVGKPGRAAVLEHLPELRVRLRLDFVVVNGENAAGGFGLTRQIAEEFFGAGADCLTLGDHAWDQREALTYIEREPRLLRPLNYPVSAGAPGKGAELYMLPDGRRVGVVQLQGNVFMRQALACPFAAADAALDQMPLGTVADAVIVDMHCEATSEKMAMGHHCDGRASLVVGSHTHVPTADTMILNGGTAYQTDAGMCGDYDSVIGMQKEMSLYRFTTQLPGERYQPALGEGTLCGTFVETDDRTGLALRVEPIRMGGRLSAQVPAI